A stretch of Myroides oncorhynchi DNA encodes these proteins:
- a CDS encoding TIGR02757 family protein yields MTTNELKDFLDEKVLLYNNPSFIQDDPIQIPHLYTLKEDIEIAGFLSATIAWGNRKMIIKNAHRMMELMGNSPYDFVMEHHDDQLENLDSFVHRTFNGVDFTSFIKGLKHIYTNHNGLESVFANVTLLMQERISNFKKLFFEIEHPTRSEKHISDPLKGSAAKRLNMYLRWMVRNDNTGVDLGIWNTISTADLSCPLDVHSGNMARKLGILSRKQNDAKALAELDAALRRFDPIDPVKYDFALFGLGAIEKF; encoded by the coding sequence ATGACTACTAATGAACTAAAGGATTTCTTAGACGAGAAAGTCCTTCTTTATAACAATCCTTCCTTTATACAAGATGATCCTATACAAATACCACATCTCTATACTCTAAAGGAAGATATAGAAATAGCTGGATTCTTAAGCGCTACTATAGCATGGGGTAATAGAAAAATGATTATCAAAAATGCTCATCGCATGATGGAACTCATGGGTAATTCTCCTTATGACTTCGTAATGGAACACCATGATGACCAACTAGAGAATCTTGATTCTTTTGTTCATAGAACTTTTAATGGCGTTGACTTTACTTCTTTTATAAAAGGGTTAAAGCATATCTATACAAATCACAATGGACTCGAAAGTGTATTCGCAAATGTTACTTTACTGATGCAAGAGAGAATCTCTAACTTCAAGAAACTATTCTTTGAGATAGAGCACCCTACTAGGTCTGAAAAGCATATATCTGACCCTTTAAAAGGTTCGGCTGCAAAAAGACTGAATATGTACCTACGTTGGATGGTCAGAAACGATAACACAGGAGTAGATCTAGGAATATGGAATACAATCAGTACAGCTGATCTATCTTGCCCTTTAGATGTACACTCAGGTAATATGGCAAGAAAGCTAGGTATCCTAAGCCGTAAACAAAATGACGCAAAGGCACTAGCTGAATTAGATGCTGCTTTGCGTCGTTTTGATCCGATAGACCCAGTCAAATATGATTTTGCTCTATTTGGACTAGGTGCTATTGAGAAGTTTTAA
- a CDS encoding DpnI domain-containing protein, producing MEIILNSTITCPNCGSTKLEEMPTNACHFFYECENCNTVLKPKDGDCCVYCSYGDVKCPPIQQSKSCC from the coding sequence ATGGAAATTATATTAAATTCAACTATTACTTGCCCTAACTGTGGCAGTACAAAATTAGAAGAAATGCCAACTAATGCTTGTCACTTTTTTTATGAATGCGAAAATTGTAATACTGTTCTAAAACCAAAAGATGGTGACTGTTGTGTATACTGTAGTTATGGAGATGTAAAATGTCCACCTATCCAACAAAGCAAAAGTTGTTGCTAA
- a CDS encoding DMP19 family protein has translation MREFNYILISEGAFNANTAQDILNSNISVVNYLRSSEVGDDELHPDAFASYCVDYYLNSVESNGLVSFIYNSKWDLDLIEIIHAGLIAMDAKEHLEYFEKQMRRVKAFSNIKLKKFFDTELGKEKETASLLEDNSFKDISEDLRALNATWLKDHPDLKIVSLEEMQSIITEFIS, from the coding sequence ATGAGAGAGTTTAATTACATCTTAATATCAGAGGGAGCATTTAATGCAAATACCGCTCAAGACATTCTTAATTCTAATATTTCTGTAGTTAATTACCTACGTAGTTCTGAAGTAGGTGATGATGAGTTACATCCTGATGCTTTTGCGAGCTATTGTGTCGATTATTATTTAAACTCTGTGGAATCTAATGGGCTTGTTTCGTTTATTTATAATAGCAAATGGGATTTAGACTTAATCGAGATCATCCACGCTGGATTAATAGCTATGGACGCAAAAGAGCACTTAGAATATTTTGAAAAACAAATGAGAAGAGTCAAAGCTTTTAGCAATATCAAACTAAAGAAATTCTTTGATACTGAACTAGGGAAAGAAAAAGAAACTGCTTCTTTATTAGAAGACAACTCTTTTAAAGACATATCGGAGGATTTAAGAGCGCTAAATGCTACTTGGTTAAAAGATCATCCCGATTTAAAAATAGTAAGCCTAGAAGAGATGCAAAGTATCATCACTGAATTTATATCATAA
- a CDS encoding ABC transporter ATP-binding protein has protein sequence MIRATNIHKHYDKLEVLKGVDLHIKKGEIVSIVGASGAGKTTLLQILGTLDKPTDTSNTTLFIHGQDILSLKDKDISKFRNLNLGFIFQFHQLLPEFTALENVCIPAFIANKDKQETEKEAIRLLEYLGLSHRIKHFPSELSGGEQQRVAVARALINKPQVIFADEPSGNLDTHSAENLHKLFFKLRDELGQTFVIVTHNEELANMADRKLTMVDGQIKHNQSI, from the coding sequence ATGATAAGAGCAACTAATATTCACAAGCACTACGACAAACTAGAGGTTTTAAAAGGAGTAGATTTACATATTAAAAAAGGAGAAATTGTTTCTATTGTTGGAGCTTCTGGAGCAGGTAAAACAACTTTACTTCAAATATTGGGAACTCTAGATAAACCTACCGATACTAGCAATACAACTCTATTTATTCACGGTCAAGATATACTCAGCTTAAAAGATAAAGACATTTCTAAATTTAGAAATCTAAACCTTGGTTTTATCTTTCAGTTTCATCAGCTTTTACCTGAATTTACAGCATTAGAAAATGTATGTATACCTGCTTTTATCGCCAATAAAGATAAACAGGAAACTGAAAAAGAAGCTATACGCCTACTAGAGTACCTGGGTTTATCACATCGTATAAAACATTTTCCATCAGAATTATCTGGAGGTGAACAACAACGTGTAGCAGTAGCTAGAGCGCTAATTAACAAACCTCAAGTCATCTTCGCAGATGAGCCTTCTGGTAATCTTGATACTCACTCTGCTGAGAACTTGCACAAATTATTCTTCAAACTTAGAGATGAATTAGGTCAGACTTTTGTCATTGTAACTCACAACGAGGAATTAGCCAATATGGCTGATAGAAAACTAACAATGGTGGATGGACAGATTAAACACAATCAAAGTATATAA
- the msrA gene encoding peptide-methionine (S)-S-oxide reductase MsrA, protein MENNTFKTAIFGAGCFWCVEAIFSSLKGVKEVLPGYIGGVKDNPTYEEVCTGETGHAEAIKVTYDPLIINYNELLEIFFTSHNPTTLNRQGEDVGTQYRSEIFYTDEIQKKVATEYLNILIEEKVYSDPIVTKLSEASRFYVAEDYHQDYFKKSGDKNPYCQLVVKPKLDKFRVKYAGKLK, encoded by the coding sequence ATGGAAAACAATACATTTAAAACAGCAATATTTGGAGCAGGATGTTTTTGGTGCGTGGAAGCAATTTTTAGTAGTTTAAAAGGAGTAAAAGAAGTCCTTCCTGGATATATTGGGGGAGTAAAGGATAATCCAACTTATGAGGAAGTGTGCACTGGAGAAACTGGACATGCTGAAGCAATTAAGGTTACTTATGATCCATTGATTATTAATTATAATGAACTGTTGGAGATTTTCTTTACAAGTCATAATCCTACAACTTTAAACAGACAAGGAGAGGATGTGGGGACTCAGTATAGAAGCGAAATATTTTATACAGATGAGATTCAGAAAAAAGTAGCAACAGAATATCTGAATATTTTAATAGAGGAAAAAGTATATAGCGATCCCATCGTAACTAAGCTATCTGAAGCAAGTAGATTCTATGTGGCGGAAGACTATCATCAAGATTACTTTAAGAAAAGTGGAGATAAGAACCCATACTGTCAGTTGGTCGTAAAGCCAAAGCTAGATAAGTTTAGAGTAAAATACGCAGGTAAACTGAAATAA
- a CDS encoding exopolyphosphatase produces MLRIKKYAAIDIGSNAMRLLILNIIEEEGKETIFSKSSLIRVPIRLGQDVFTSGAVSQEAEDRMVDAMKAFYLLMKVNKVDRFMACATSAMREANNAKPIVDRVYKESGIKISIIDGKKEAMIIASSDLKHFINSSNSILYIDVGGGSTEFTLFDQGKQLTSRSFKNGTVRLLNNMVEKQVWTDIEQWIKEESKGLKDLIVIGSGGNINKIFKMSGKTQDKPLSYFYLHKQLLRLSKMSYDDRISLLGLNPDRADVIIPAINIYNNAMKWSGAKYIYVPKIGVSDGIVKALYYNKVKLDYQVIDY; encoded by the coding sequence ATGCTAAGGATAAAGAAATATGCAGCTATAGATATAGGTTCCAATGCAATGCGATTATTAATTTTAAATATAATCGAAGAGGAAGGAAAAGAAACTATTTTTAGTAAGAGCTCATTAATACGTGTTCCGATACGATTAGGACAAGATGTTTTTACTTCTGGGGCAGTGTCTCAGGAGGCAGAAGATCGTATGGTAGATGCAATGAAAGCTTTCTATTTATTAATGAAAGTAAATAAAGTAGATCGATTTATGGCTTGCGCTACTAGTGCTATGCGCGAAGCTAATAATGCAAAACCTATTGTAGATCGTGTTTACAAAGAGTCGGGAATTAAGATTAGTATTATAGATGGGAAGAAAGAAGCAATGATTATTGCTTCATCTGATTTAAAACATTTTATTAATAGTAGCAATAGTATTCTTTATATCGATGTAGGAGGTGGAAGTACTGAATTCACATTATTTGATCAAGGGAAACAGCTTACTTCGAGATCGTTTAAAAATGGTACAGTTCGGCTGTTAAACAATATGGTTGAAAAACAAGTATGGACAGATATTGAACAATGGATTAAAGAAGAATCAAAAGGGCTTAAAGATCTAATCGTTATCGGTAGTGGAGGGAATATTAATAAAATCTTCAAAATGTCTGGTAAGACTCAGGATAAGCCTCTTTCATATTTTTACTTACACAAGCAGTTGCTAAGATTAAGTAAGATGTCTTATGATGATCGTATTTCGTTATTAGGACTTAATCCAGACCGTGCTGACGTTATTATACCGGCGATTAACATTTATAATAACGCCATGAAATGGAGTGGTGCCAAATATATCTATGTTCCGAAAATAGGAGTATCTGACGGTATAGTTAAGGCATTATATTACAATAAAGTAAAACTAGACTATCAAGTGATAGATTACTAA